The Humulus lupulus chromosome 4, drHumLupu1.1, whole genome shotgun sequence genome has a window encoding:
- the LOC133831596 gene encoding lycopene beta cyclase, chloroplastic/chromoplastic-like, whose protein sequence is MDTLLKTHNKLEFLHPHNGFSEKVSNSCPAKLQELRFGVKKSNLKWSKTTCVRASSVTLLELVPETKKENLDFELPLYDPSKGLVVDLAVVGGGPAGLAVAQQVSEAGLTVCSIDPCPKLIWPNNYGVWVDEFEAMDLLDCLDTTWSGAVVYINEKSKKDLDRPYGRVNRKLLKSKMLQKCISNGVKFHQAKVIKVIHEESKSFLICNDGVTIQASVVLDATGFSRCLVQYDKPYNPGYQVAYGILAEVDGHPFDVDKMVFMDWRDSHLNNNIELKERNSKIPTFLYAMPFSSNKIFLEETSLVARPGLPMRDIQERMVARLRHLGINVKSIEEDEHCVIPMGGPLPVLPQRVVGIGGTAGMVHPSTGYMVARTLAAAPIVASSIVRYLGSDRGLSGQGLSTEVWKDLWPIERRRQREFFCFGMDILLKLDLPATRRFFDAFFDLEPHYWHGFLSSRLFLPELVLFGLSLFYHASNTSRIEIMAKGTVPLVNMVNNLIQDRD, encoded by the coding sequence ATGGACACTTTACTCAAAACGCATAACAAGCTCGAGTTCTTGCATCCACATAATGGGTTTTCAGAGAAAGTGAGCAATTCATGCCCAGCAAAGCTTCAGGAGCTTAGATTTGGTGTTAAGAAGTCTAATCTGAAATGGAGTAAGACTACTTGTGTCAGGGCTAGTAGTGTTACTCTTTTGGAGCTTGTGCCAGAAACCAAAAAGGAGAATCTTGATTTTGAGCTTCCCTTGTATGACCCATCAAAGGGTCTTGTGGTGGACCTTGCGGTTGTTGGTGGAGGTCCAGCGGGGCTGGCGGTGGCGCAGCAAGTCTCTGAAGCAGGGCTTACAGTGTGCTCCATTGACCCTTGTCCAAAATTGATTTGGCCTAATAACTATGGTGTTTGGGTGGATGAATTTGAGGCCATGGATTTGCTTGATTGCCTTGACACTACCTGGTCCGGTGCTGTTGTGTACATAAATGAAAAATCCAAAAAGGATTTAGATAGGCCTTATGGGAGGGTCAATAGGAAGCTGCTTAAGTCAAAAATGCTGCAAAAGTGCATATCAAATGGTGTCAAGTTTCACCAAGCTAAAGTTATTAAGGTTATACATGAGGAATCTAAATCCTTTTTGATTTGCAATGATGGTGTGACTATTCAAGCTTCTGTGGTTCTTGACGCTACTGGTTTCTCCAGATGCCTTGTACAGTATGATAAGCCTTATAATCCAGGTTACCAAGTGGCTTATGGGATTTTGGCTGAGGTTGATGGTCACCCATTTGATGTAGATAAAATGGTTTTTATGGACTGGAGAGATTCTCATCTCAACAACAACATCGAGTTAAAAGAGAGAAATAGTAAGATACCTACTTTTCTATATGCAATGCCCTTTTCTTCTAACAAGATATTTCTTGAAGAAACATCTTTAGTAGCTCGGCCTGGATTACCTATGAGGGATATTCAGGAAAGAATGGTGGCTAGATTAAGGCACTTGGGAATAAATGTGAAGAGCATAGAAGAAGATGAGCATTGTGTTATTCCGATGGGTGGGCCACTTCCGGTGCTCCCTCAGAGAGTTGTTGGAATAGGCGGTACAGCTGGGATGGTGCACCCTTCAACTGGTTATATGGTAGCAAGAACCTTGGCGGCTGCTCCCATCGTTGCGAGTTCCATAGTTCGGTATTTGGGATCTGATAGAGGTCTTTCTGGACAAGGATTGTCCACCGAAGTTTGGAAAGATCTATGGCCCATAGAGAGGAGGAGACAGAGGGAGTTCTTCTGTTTTGGTATGGATATTCTTCTTAAACTTGATTTGCCAGCCACAAGAAGGTTTTTTGATGCATTTTTTGATCTAGAACCTCATTATTGGCATGGATTCTTGTCATCTCGACTATTTCTTCCCGAGCTTGTACTATTTGGGCTTTCTCTGTTTTATCATGCCTCTAATACTAGTAGAATAGAGATCATGGCCAAGGGAACTGTTCCTTTGGTAAACATGGTCAACAATCTGATACAGGATAGAGATTAG